In Magnolia sinica isolate HGM2019 chromosome 12, MsV1, whole genome shotgun sequence, a single genomic region encodes these proteins:
- the LOC131220923 gene encoding probable LRR receptor-like serine/threonine-protein kinase At1g56130 gives MHITARALNAIFQHWGLSVTSDDWNISGDPCSGTAVNSSTISDLGIKCDCQSNGGGTCHIIEIKAYDLGVQGAIPEELSNLTLLTKLYGSSPLFPPSLLEY, from the exons Atgcacatcacag CGAGAGCTCTTAATGCCATTTTCCAACATTGGGGTCTTTCTGTTACTTCTGATGACTGGAACATAAGTGGAGACCCATGTAGTGGGACTGCCGTTAATTCATCAACAATCAGCGACCTTGGGATCAAATGTGATTGCCAATCCAACGGTGGAGGCACCTGCCACATAATCGAAAT AAAAGCGTACGATCTGGGGGTGCAAGGGGCAATTCCAGAAGAGCTCTCAAACCTGACATTGCTGACAAAATTGTACGGATCCTCACCTCTTTTCCCGCCGTCATTACTGGAGTACTAG